Part of the Acidimicrobiales bacterium genome is shown below.
AGCGGGCGCCGGCACGTGAGGTCGTAGCTGACGTGGCGCAGGGCGGCCACCGGCGCGGACAGCACCAGCTCGCGGGGCAGGAAGTCGTCCTCGATCATCGACAGGACGACGGCCGTGGTGCCCACCTTCAGGTAGGTGGCGACCTCGGACAGGTTGGCGTCGCCCAGGATCACGTGCAGGCGGCGGTACTTCTGGGTGTCGGCGTGGGGCTCGTCGCGGGTGTTGACGATCGGCCGCTTGAGCGTCGTCTCGAGCCCGACCTCCTCCTCGAAGAAGTCGGCCCGCTGGCTGATCTGGAAGGTGACGTCGCCCCGTGACGTGCCGGCCGCCTCGCAGCCGACCTTGCCGGCGCCGGTGAAGATCTGGCGGGTGACGAAGAACGGCAGCACGTGGGTGACGATGCGGCCGAACGGCACGGCCCGGTCCATCAGGTAGTTCTCGTGGCAGCCGTAGCTGTTGCCCTTGCCGTCCGAGTTGTTCTTGTAGACGACGATCTCCTGGCCGGGCGGCAGGGTGCGCTCCGCCGCCTCCATGGAGCGCTGGAGGATCAGCTCGGCGGCCCGGTCGTAGCGGACGACGGCCATGGCGTCGGCGCACTCGGGGGTCGACAGCTCGGGGTGGGCGTGGTCGACGTAGTAGCGGGCGCCGTTGGTGAGCACGGCGTTGACGAGGTGGGTCTCGATCTCGGGGGCGAGCGTGCCCTCCGGCGAGAACCCGCGGGCGTCGTTGCCGGGCGACTCGTCCTCGAAGTCCCAGCCGACCTTCGGGCCACCCTCGCCGGCCGCCGTCCTGGCCAGCTCGTTCACGTACGCGTTGATCAGGACCGACGACGCCGCGATGGGGTTGGACTCGCCCGCGCCCCGCAGCTGGATGCCGTACTCGGTCTCGATCCCGCACACCTTGCGGATGGCCACGGCGCGACCCTACCGCCCGGTCCCTTGATCGACGCCCTACCGCTCGACCGACCCGCGGTCGCAGCGGCCCACCCCGTCGCCGTCGCCGTCGGCCGGCCGCGGCGCCCCCCGCTGGTCCCTCGACGGGCACGGGAACCCGCCGACGAGCGAGTCGACGGCAGGGCTGCCCGCCGCCGGCACGTGCACCGGCGTGGGCCCGCCGGCGTAGGTCAGCGGGCCGAGGCGCGGCTCGACCCCCACCCGGTCGCCCTGCGCCTTCAGGTGGCACGAGGCGTCGGCGGCCAGGTTGCCCCCGCCCGAGCGGACCGGCCGGTCGCAGTCGGGCGCCGGCCCGGCCCCGGCCACCACGCTCGCCGCCAGCCGCACGGCCGCGCCCTCGTCGGCCGTGATCGTCGACCCGGCGAGCGGCGCGCCGTTCCCGGCGAAGGTGGAGAAGGCCACGTCGAGGCGGGCGGTCGGCAGGGCCCGCACGGCGCCGCCCCGCCCGGCGCCGCCGCCGAAGGACTCGAGGACGCGGTTGTGGCTGAACGTCGACTGCACGACCGTGGTCGGCCCGGCGACGGTCATGCCGGCGCCGCTGTTGCCGGCCGTGTTCCCGGCGACCGTGGTCCGCTCCAGTCGCACGAGGCCGGCGCCGGAGAAGATGCCGCCGCCGTCGCCGACCGCGTGGTTGCCGGCGACGAGCACGTCGACGAGGGTCAGGTCGCCGTCGTTCAGCACGCCGGCGCCGCTGCCGTCGACGGACGCGTCCCGGATCGTGAGCCGCTCGACCGTGCCGCTCCCACCGGGGACGACGTGGAGGACGCGGTCGACCTCGCTCGTCACCACGGTGCCCCGGCCGGCGCCCCGGATCGTGACGAAGGTGGCGAGGTCGAGGTCGCCGGTGGCCGAGGCGTCCTCGTCCTGGCCGGGCACGGTCAGCACGAACGTGCCCTCCGGCACCCGGACCACGGTCGGCTCGCCGCCGGCGCTCGCCTCCTGCACGGCGGCCCGCAGGGTGCAGGTGCCCGCCGCCGTCCGGCAAGCGCCGTCGGCCGGGGCCTCGTCGGGCAGGTCGGCGCGGTCGTCAACGGTGAGGACGAGGGGCGGAGCGGCGGCGGCCCCCGCCGTCGCGTCCGGGTAGGCCGCGCCGAACAGCAGCGCCGCGATCGCGACCGCACGGTGACCGGTCATGGGCCGACCTCCCCCGTCGGAGGCCGACGAGCCTACAGGTACTGGCCCGTCGCCACCCGCTCGATGGCCCGGCCGCCGGCCGCCGCCTCGGCGTCCGAGGAGATGAGCGTGCGCACGTAGACGATGCGCTCGCCCTTCTTGCCGGAGATCTTCGCCCAGTCGTCCGGGTTGGTGGTGTTCGGGAGGTCCTCGTGCTCCTTGTACTCCTGGTGGATCGAGGCGATCAGGTCCTCGGTCCCCACGCCGGGCGTGCCGGCCGCGATCTCCCGCTTGATGGCGAGCTTCTTCGCCCGCCGCACGATGTTCTCGATCATGGCTCCGGACGAGAAGTCCTTGAAGTACATGATCTCCTTGTCACCGTTCTGGTAGGTGACCTCGAGGAAGCGGTTCTTCTCGTCGGCCCGGTACATCTCGGCCACGGTCCGCTCGATCATCACCTCCACGGCCTTCCCGCGGTCCCCGCCGCCCAGGCGCCGCACCTCGTCCTCGTCGAGGGGGAGGTCGGTCGTCAGGTAGCGGGAGAAGATCTGGGCGGCGGCGTCCTCGTCCGGCCGCTCGATCTTGATCTTCACGTCGAGGCGACCGGGGCGCAGGATGGCCGGGTCGATCAGGTCCTCGCGGTTCGAGGCGCCGATCACGATGACGTTCTTCAGGGTCTCGACGCCGTCGATCTCGGCCAGCAGCTGCGGGACGATCGTCGACTCCATGTCCGAGCTGATCCCGGTGCCGCGGGTGCGGAACAGCGAGTCCATCTCGTCGAA
Proteins encoded:
- the dop gene encoding depupylase/deamidase Dop codes for the protein MAIRKVCGIETEYGIQLRGAGESNPIAASSVLINAYVNELARTAAGEGGPKVGWDFEDESPGNDARGFSPEGTLAPEIETHLVNAVLTNGARYYVDHAHPELSTPECADAMAVVRYDRAAELILQRSMEAAERTLPPGQEIVVYKNNSDGKGNSYGCHENYLMDRAVPFGRIVTHVLPFFVTRQIFTGAGKVGCEAAGTSRGDVTFQISQRADFFEEEVGLETTLKRPIVNTRDEPHADTQKYRRLHVILGDANLSEVATYLKVGTTAVVLSMIEDDFLPRELVLSAPVAALRHVSYDLTCRRPLELAAGGSISPLDVQWEYLDRARKYAEEVGLESVGEEVGADLLRRWEAVLTALEVDPMRVADQVDWVAKRRLLEGYRQRHGLRWDDARLAAMDLQYHDLRPGKSLAARVGLERLVDDAEVEAAVSEPPEDTRAYFRGKCLQRWASSIVAANWDSLVFDVGSDPLRRVPMMEPMRGTRAHVATLLEECSTPAELVERLGS
- a CDS encoding choice-of-anchor Q domain-containing protein, translated to MTGHRAVAIAALLFGAAYPDATAGAAAAPPLVLTVDDRADLPDEAPADGACRTAAGTCTLRAAVQEASAGGEPTVVRVPEGTFVLTVPGQDEDASATGDLDLATFVTIRGAGRGTVVTSEVDRVLHVVPGGSGTVERLTIRDASVDGSGAGVLNDGDLTLVDVLVAGNHAVGDGGGIFSGAGLVRLERTTVAGNTAGNSGAGMTVAGPTTVVQSTFSHNRVLESFGGGAGRGGAVRALPTARLDVAFSTFAGNGAPLAGSTITADEGAAVRLAASVVAGAGPAPDCDRPVRSGGGNLAADASCHLKAQGDRVGVEPRLGPLTYAGGPTPVHVPAAGSPAVDSLVGGFPCPSRDQRGAPRPADGDGDGVGRCDRGSVER